In Etheostoma cragini isolate CJK2018 chromosome 9, CSU_Ecrag_1.0, whole genome shotgun sequence, the following are encoded in one genomic region:
- the LOC117950989 gene encoding WD repeat-containing protein 47-like codes for MTADETISIKEAEVIKVMLDFLNSRKLHISMLALEKESGVINGLYSDDMLFLRQLILDGQWEEVMQFIQPLEGMEKFDKKRFRYIILKQKFLEALCVNNAMSAAEDPQNLELSMQGAVKCLNSLEEFCPTKDDYSKLCLLLTLPRLTHHAEFKDWNPSTARVHCFEEACAMVAEFIPADRKLSEAGFRASGNRLFQLLIKGILYECCVEFCQSKATGEEITEGEVLLGVDLLCGNGCDELDLSLLSWLQNVSPGAFSCAFQQKTLNIHVDRLVKPSKAGHADLLTPLINRLSPCPASPFRQRPHSADTYMSRSLNPALDGLSHGLAAQDKRGMEVNIKSALSRSLVENNVHQQDDSPEKKQPHGLDGPHTTRTPLTPGKDGGPPCSAEPNEHPDSTEHIQEYYRQRLRVQQHLEQKKQQRQLYQQMLLEGGVKPPNGAQNNLTETFLSRSIQKLEEMNMGIGDEVMTQWNGLTGNASTSSPRTTDTRHNPDTGPPRDKPGGGVSSTPSGAGSHGLPSLIESPVPASQSAERIRGSCPTVQDDSGCSATRNSQEPGKSKAQFVKVNQLEDTQAVRAVAFHPSGALYAVGSNSKTLRVCGYPEALTTSGSGAVKQPAVRFRRNKHHKGSIYCVAWSHCGQLLATGSNDKYVKVLPFNADSCNATGPDLEFSMHDGTIRDLAFMEGPESGGSILISAGAGDCNIYTTDCQRGQGLHALSGHTGHILTLYTWGGWMIASGSQDKTVRFWDLRVPSCVRVVGTTLHGSGSAVASVAVDPSGRLLATGQEDSTCMLYDIKGGRIVQTYRPHSSDIRSVRFSPGAHHLLTGSYDNKIIISDLQGDLTKPLPQTVAGEHWDKVIQCRWHPNDRTFISSSADRTVVLWAPGP; via the exons ATGACGGCAGACGAGACGATCAGCATCAAGGAGGCAGAGGTGATCAAGGTGATGCTGGACTTCCTGAACTCCAGGAAGCTGCACATCAGCATGCTAGCCTTGGAGAAGGAGAGCGGAGTCATTAATGGACTCTACTCTGACGACATGCTCTTCCTCAG GCAACTCATTCTTGACGGCCAGTGGGAGGAGGTGATGCAGTTCATTCAACCTCTAGAAGGAATGGAGAAGTTTGACAAGAAGAG GTTCCGCTACATCATCTTGAAGCAGAAGTTTCTGGAAGCTCTATGTGTAAATAATGCCATGTCTGCTGCTGAAGACCCTCAGAAT CTGGAGCTCTCCATGCAAGGGGCAGTCAAGTGCCTCAACAGTCTGGAGGAGTTCTGTCCAACCAAGGATGACTACAGCAAGCTGTGTCTCCTCCTCACCCTGCCACGTCTCACCCACCACGCAGAGTTCAAAGACTGGAACCCGAGCACGGCACGTGTCCACTGTTTCGAGGAAGCCTGTGCTATGGTAGCTGAGTTTATCCctgcagacaggaagctgaGCGAGGCTGGGTTCAGGGCGAGCGGGAACCGCCTCTTCCAGCTGCTCATTAAAGGGATTCTTTACGAATGCTGTGTTGAATTCTGTCAG AGTAAAGCAACTGGTGAGGAGATCACAGAGGGTGAGGTGTTGCTCGGTGTGGATTTGCTTTGCGGGAATGGCTGTGATGAACTGGACTTGTCACTGCTGTCCTGGCTGCAGAACGTCTCTCCAGGTGCCTTTTCCTGCGCCTTCCAGCAAAAGACCCTTAACATTCATGTGGACCGTCTGGTGAAGCCCAGCAAGGCTGGCCACGCCGACCTCCTCACTCCATTAATCAACCGCTTGTCACCCTGCCCTGCCTCACCCTTTCGCCAGAGGCCACATTCAGCGGACACCTACATGTCCAGATCTCTCAACCCGGCGTTGGACGGCCTGTCCCACGGTCTGGCAGCCCAGGACAAGAGAGGCATGGAAGTGAACATAAAGTCTGCCCTCAGTCGGAGCCTTGTGGAGAACAATGTGCATCAACAGGATGATTCACCTGAAAA GAAGCAACCACATGGGTTGGATGGACCCCACACCACACGCACACCTCTGACTCCTGGAAAAGATGGTGGGCCACCCTGCAGCGCAGAACCAAATGAG CATCCTGACTCCACAGAGCACATCCAGGAGTATTACAGGCAGCGTCTCCGCGTGCAGCAGCATCTGGAGCagaagaagcagcagagacagCTCTACCAGCAGATGCTGCTGGAGGGAGGGGTGAAGCCGCCAAACGGAGCCCAAAACAACCTCACAGAGACCTTCCTCAGTAG GTCCATTCAGAAGTTGGAGGAGATGAACATGGGCATTGGAGATGAGGTGATGACACAGTGGAACGGACTGACAGGGAACGCCAGCACATCCAGTCCCAGAACCACTGACACCCGCCACAACCCAGACACCGGGCCGCCAAGGGACAAGCCAGGTGGAGGGGTCAGTAGCACCCCATCAGGGGCCGGGAGCCACGGCTTGCCTTCCCTCATCGAGTCCCCAGTCCCTGCCAGTCAGAG TGCTGAGAGGATCAGAGGGTCTTGTCCCACAGTCCAAGATGATTCTGGCTGCTCTGCGACACGTAACTCTCAAGAG CCGGGGAAGTCCAAAGCACAGTTTGTTAAAGTGAACCAGCTCGAGGACACACAGGCGGTGCGTGCAGTAGCCTTCCATCCCTCTGGAGCACTCTATGCTGTCGGATCCAACTCCAAAACCCTGAGAGTCTGTGGCTACCCAGAAGCCCTGACCACCAG TGGTTCTGGTGCAGTCAAGCAGCCGGCGGTGCGCTTCAGGAGGAACAAACACCACAAGGGCTCAATCTACTGTGTAGCCTGGAGCCACTGTGGACAACTGTTGGCTACTGGCTCCAATGATAAATATGTCAAAGTCTTGCCTTTCAATGCAGACAGCTGCAATGCCACAG GCCCAGACCTGGAGTTCAGCATGCATGATGGTACCATCAGAGACCTGGCCTTCATGGAGGGCCCTGAGAGTGGAGGATCCATCTTGATCAGTGCCGGGGCCGGAGACTGCAACATCTACACAACAGACTGTCAGAGAGGACAAGGCCTTCACGCCCTGAGCGGACACACTG GTCACATTCTGACTCTGTACACGTGGGGAGGGTGGATGATCGCCTCTGGTTCCCAGGATAAGACCGTGCGGTTCTGGGACCTGCGGGTGCCAAGCTGCGTCCGGGTGGTGGGCACAACTCTGCACGGCTCTG GAAGTGCAGTTGCTTCGGTGGCAGTGGATCCCAGCGGCCGCCTGCTGGCCACGGGTCAGGAGGACAGTACCTGCATGTTGTATGACATCAAAGGAGGCCGCATAGTCCAGACGTACCGGCCCCACAGCAGTGACATCCGCTCGGTGCGCTTCTCACCTGGAGCCCATCATCTCCTCACCGGCTCTTATGACAACAAAATCATCATCAGTGACCTGCAAG GCGACCTAACAAAGCCCCTCCCTCAGACGGTGGCAGGGGAGCACTGGGACAAGGTGATCCAGTGTAGGTGGCACCCCAATGACCGGaccttcatctcctcctctgcagaTCGGACTGTCGTCCTGTGGGCACCGGGCCCCTGA
- the lim2.2 gene encoding lens intrinsic membrane protein 2.2, whose translation MLYTLAGGGTLCGVAALVLLIVSTATDFWMQYRYSGSSANQGLWRFCINHKCHAHTITVAFWDATRAFMLLAVLSCFAGVVLGLSAFTNGTKNRRVRTGGIALVLSGFLALLALAIYTGVTVTFFGKRFLDWRFSWSYIIGWVAIILAFAAGVFQLCAYQRTSAEPAPSNNQDS comes from the exons ATGCTGTATACTTTAGCGGGAGGGGGCACGCTCTGCGGTGTGGCTGCCCTTGTGCTTCTCATTGTGTCTACGGCAACAGACTTCTGGATGCAGTATCGATACTCGGGTAGCTCAGCCAATCAGGGGCTTTGGAGGTTCTGCATTAACCACAAGTGCCATGCCCACACCATAACTGTAG CCTTCTGGGATGCCACACGGGCATTTATGTTGCTGGCGGTGCTGAGCTGCTTCGCCGGCGTGGTGCTCGGCCTGAGCGCCTTCACTAATGGCACCAAGAACAGGAGGGTCCGTACAGGCGGCATCGCCCTGGTCCTGTCAG GTTTCCTTGCTCTGCTTGCTTTGGCGATTTACACTGGAGTGACTGTCACTTTCTTTGGCAAACGCTTCTTGGACTGGCGCTTTTCCTGGTCCTACATCATCGGCTGGGTGGCCATCATTTTGGCATTTGCAGCAG GCGTGTTTCAGCTCTGTGCTTACCAGCGGACCTCTGCAGAACCTGCTCCTTCAAATAACCAGGACAGCTAG